One Citricoccus sp. K5 DNA window includes the following coding sequences:
- a CDS encoding amidohydrolase family protein, producing the protein MIVDVHAHMLLPSLHKEVVRRAPEGVAAAAELDHRRNGAASQQVSGPMVAARIPRLLDVAERLRIMDEQGVDRQWVSASPNHYYPWAEEGLAAWACAEANRLIAEHVAQAPERLTGLGLVPLQWPEHARELLENAVLGFGLLGVEISSAAGDVELSDPRLEPFWARAAELGCPVFVHPFGCTLDERLDRFYLVNTVGQPVENAVALSHLIFGGVLDRHPGLRVVAAHGGGYLPTAIGRSDHAWRVRPDAQGCKHPPSHYLTRIWFDTVVHDPRALQQLIEVAGPSQVLLGSDYPFDMGSEDPVGFIRTAGLAPDVEHGVLGGNAAELETLTAATLHQGGSR; encoded by the coding sequence ATGATCGTCGATGTGCACGCCCACATGCTGCTGCCCTCGCTGCATAAGGAGGTTGTCCGCCGGGCCCCCGAGGGCGTAGCCGCGGCCGCCGAGCTGGACCACCGTCGCAATGGGGCGGCCAGCCAGCAGGTGTCCGGCCCCATGGTGGCCGCCCGGATCCCCCGGCTCCTCGACGTGGCCGAGCGGCTGCGGATCATGGACGAACAGGGGGTGGACCGCCAGTGGGTGAGCGCCTCCCCGAATCACTACTACCCCTGGGCCGAGGAGGGCCTCGCCGCGTGGGCCTGCGCGGAGGCGAACCGGCTCATTGCCGAGCACGTAGCCCAGGCACCGGAGCGGCTCACCGGGCTCGGTCTGGTACCACTGCAGTGGCCTGAGCACGCCCGGGAACTGCTGGAGAATGCCGTACTCGGCTTCGGGCTGCTCGGGGTGGAGATCTCCTCCGCCGCCGGGGATGTGGAGCTCTCGGACCCGCGCCTGGAACCGTTCTGGGCGCGGGCCGCCGAACTCGGCTGCCCGGTGTTCGTGCACCCGTTCGGATGCACGCTCGATGAGCGCCTGGACCGGTTCTACCTGGTCAACACGGTCGGCCAGCCGGTCGAGAATGCGGTCGCCCTTTCCCACCTCATCTTCGGGGGCGTGCTGGACCGCCACCCCGGCCTGCGGGTGGTGGCCGCCCACGGCGGTGGGTACCTGCCCACGGCGATCGGGAGATCGGATCACGCGTGGAGAGTGCGGCCGGATGCGCAGGGCTGCAAGCACCCTCCCTCGCACTACCTGACGCGGATATGGTTCGACACCGTGGTGCACGATCCCCGTGCCCTGCAGCAGCTGATCGAGGTAGCCGGACCGTCCCAAGTGTTGCTGGGCAGTGACTACCCCTTCGACATGGGCAGCGAGGACCCGGTCGGGTTCATCCGCACGGCAGGGCTCGCCCCGGACGTGGAACACGGCGTCCTCGGGGGCAATGCCGCCGAGCTGGAAACCCTGACGGCCGCAACACTGCATCAAGGAGGGTCGCGATGA
- a CDS encoding FAD-dependent monooxygenase translates to MTAVKRVAVVGTGVSGLAAAIQLARAGVEVDVFEANAELSALGSGISLQGNALRAFAELGVWEEASAAGFPFDGMGMRAPGPQAPVIARQEEGDDPGTGLPSAMGMPRADLTRILHDHAVRAGATVRFGQRVTAVDSTADYAEPILASGPAGRYDLVIGADGLHSTVRTALGITVAPEHTGMGIWRAFVSRPEEVKYTELYYGGPCYIAGYTPTGQDSMYAFLVSDAGDHFRATAQEGATAMLEQSQAYGGPWNQVRTDLTAGNAQVNYTWFTQHVVPGRWNRGRAVIIGDAAHSCPPTIAQGAAQGLEDALVLTELLVERESLDEDLWDAFHARRVERATAIVNASAQLAEWQRDGQDHSAEVPGLLGGVAQRVAVRA, encoded by the coding sequence ATGACCGCAGTGAAGAGGGTTGCCGTCGTCGGCACCGGAGTGAGCGGACTGGCCGCGGCCATCCAGCTGGCCAGGGCCGGCGTCGAGGTGGACGTCTTCGAGGCGAACGCCGAACTGAGCGCCCTGGGTTCGGGGATCTCGCTGCAGGGCAACGCCCTGCGCGCGTTCGCCGAGCTGGGCGTGTGGGAGGAGGCCAGCGCGGCCGGGTTTCCCTTCGACGGGATGGGGATGCGTGCCCCCGGCCCGCAGGCCCCGGTGATCGCCCGACAGGAGGAAGGCGACGATCCGGGGACGGGGCTGCCCTCCGCCATGGGCATGCCGCGGGCTGACCTCACCCGCATCCTGCATGATCATGCCGTCCGGGCCGGTGCCACCGTCCGGTTCGGGCAGCGGGTGACCGCCGTGGACTCCACCGCGGACTACGCAGAGCCGATCCTGGCGTCGGGGCCGGCGGGCCGCTATGACCTGGTGATCGGTGCCGATGGCCTGCACTCGACCGTGCGCACTGCCCTGGGCATCACCGTGGCTCCCGAACACACCGGCATGGGGATTTGGCGGGCCTTCGTCTCCCGGCCGGAGGAGGTGAAGTACACGGAGCTGTACTACGGCGGCCCCTGCTACATCGCCGGTTACACCCCCACCGGCCAGGACTCGATGTACGCGTTCCTGGTGTCCGATGCCGGGGACCACTTCCGCGCCACCGCCCAGGAGGGTGCCACCGCCATGCTCGAGCAGAGCCAGGCCTACGGCGGGCCGTGGAATCAGGTGCGGACCGATCTGACCGCCGGGAATGCGCAGGTGAACTACACGTGGTTCACCCAGCATGTGGTCCCCGGTCGGTGGAACCGCGGCCGCGCCGTGATCATCGGGGATGCCGCGCACTCTTGCCCGCCCACCATCGCCCAGGGGGCCGCGCAGGGGTTGGAGGACGCCCTGGTGCTCACTGAACTCCTCGTGGAACGCGAGTCCCTGGACGAGGACCTGTGGGACGCGTTCCACGCACGCCGGGTGGAGCGGGCCACCGCCATCGTGAACGCCTCCGCGCAGCTGGCCGAATGGCAGCGGGACGGCCAGGACCATTCCGCCGAGGTGCCGGGTCTGCTCGGCGGCGTGGCCCAGCGAGTGGCGGTGCGGGCATGA
- a CDS encoding cyclase family protein encodes MSSLSENPADLDPADPTGEVGVRAEAYRNWGRWGEDDALGTLNFIDAAKRLEAARLVTEGLAVSLGQEFNEDGPQKGWKKRNNPVHTMTGTGLDAERNPGAHPHGIGGADDLIVMPLQCSTQWDGLGHIFDHGYAWNGRRAGDVVTTQGDQVTGIEHAASVIVSRGVLLDLGRHVRPETGELEDGYAITTEDLDACIAAQGPSSGVGRGDILLVRTGQLARVRRQGWGGYAGGPAPGLSITTAGWLHRSEIAAIATDTWGFEVRPNEFHDSFQPLHQIVIPNMGLTVGEMWDLEGIGKACAERGRYDFLLSAQPLPITGAVGSPINPIALL; translated from the coding sequence ATGAGCTCGCTGTCTGAGAACCCGGCGGACCTGGATCCGGCCGATCCGACCGGAGAGGTCGGCGTGCGGGCCGAGGCGTACCGCAATTGGGGACGCTGGGGCGAGGACGATGCCTTGGGGACCCTGAACTTCATCGACGCCGCCAAGCGCCTGGAGGCTGCCCGTCTGGTGACGGAGGGACTGGCCGTCTCGCTGGGCCAGGAGTTCAATGAGGACGGCCCGCAGAAGGGGTGGAAGAAACGCAACAACCCGGTCCACACCATGACCGGCACCGGCCTGGACGCCGAGCGCAATCCCGGAGCCCACCCCCACGGGATCGGCGGGGCGGACGACCTGATCGTGATGCCGCTGCAGTGCTCCACCCAGTGGGACGGTCTCGGCCACATCTTCGACCACGGTTACGCGTGGAACGGCCGCCGCGCGGGCGACGTCGTCACCACCCAGGGCGACCAGGTCACCGGGATCGAGCACGCCGCCTCCGTCATCGTCTCCCGGGGTGTGCTGCTCGATCTGGGCCGGCACGTGCGCCCGGAGACCGGTGAGTTGGAGGACGGCTATGCGATCACTACCGAGGACCTGGATGCCTGCATCGCCGCCCAGGGACCGTCCTCGGGGGTCGGCCGCGGGGACATCCTGCTGGTCCGCACCGGTCAGCTCGCCCGTGTCCGCCGTCAGGGGTGGGGCGGCTACGCCGGCGGGCCGGCCCCCGGCCTGTCCATCACGACCGCGGGGTGGCTGCATCGCAGCGAGATCGCCGCGATCGCCACGGACACCTGGGGTTTCGAGGTGCGTCCGAACGAGTTCCACGATTCCTTCCAGCCCCTGCACCAGATCGTCATCCCCAACATGGGGCTGACGGTCGGCGAGATGTGGGATCTGGAGGGAATCGGGAAGGCCTGCGCCGAGCGCGGACGGTATGACTTCCTGCTCTCCGCACAGCCGCTGCCCATCACCGGTGCCGTCGGTTCGCCCATCAATCCCATCGCCCTGCTCTGA
- a CDS encoding fumarylacetoacetate hydrolase family protein: protein MTSTTPAPGTGLTAPFAVARFRDGDGGSVRLGLVAGERIRALDETDLGAPDLNAFLAAPDWDRLGRLVDTDTGTENLWRPLAEVTLTAPVQPRQVVQAGANYRTHVIDLVVAHAPKSDTRPEAEIREDAARMMDERAATGEPYFFIGLPAAVVGDDVPLVLPSYSEQHDWELELAVVIGMEGFRISAEKAMDHVAGYTICNDITTRDRVFREDSKGIGADWYRSKNAPGFLPTGPFLVPAGFVEPHDLGITLDLNGERMQDATTSDLLFGLPALVSAASLNMPLLPGDLLLTGSPAGNGAHWGRLLRDGDVMEGSVQGLGTQRVRCIAESAGGSR, encoded by the coding sequence ATGACCAGCACGACGCCGGCGCCCGGCACCGGATTGACCGCACCTTTCGCGGTGGCCCGCTTTCGCGACGGCGACGGAGGCTCCGTGCGCCTCGGTCTCGTGGCCGGTGAGCGCATCCGCGCCCTCGACGAAACCGACCTCGGCGCCCCGGACCTCAATGCCTTCCTGGCCGCTCCCGACTGGGACCGGCTCGGCCGTCTCGTAGACACGGACACGGGGACGGAAAACCTCTGGCGGCCCCTGGCCGAGGTCACGCTGACCGCGCCGGTCCAGCCGCGCCAGGTCGTCCAGGCCGGGGCGAACTACCGCACCCACGTCATCGATCTTGTGGTGGCTCACGCCCCGAAGAGCGACACCCGTCCCGAAGCCGAGATCCGCGAGGATGCGGCCCGGATGATGGATGAGCGTGCCGCCACCGGGGAGCCGTATTTCTTCATCGGACTGCCGGCGGCGGTCGTCGGCGACGACGTCCCGCTGGTCCTGCCGTCATACAGCGAGCAGCACGACTGGGAACTCGAGCTGGCCGTGGTGATCGGCATGGAGGGGTTCCGGATCAGCGCCGAGAAGGCGATGGATCATGTGGCGGGGTACACGATCTGCAACGACATCACCACGCGGGACCGCGTGTTCCGCGAGGACTCGAAGGGCATCGGCGCGGACTGGTACCGCTCCAAGAACGCCCCCGGGTTCCTGCCCACCGGCCCCTTCCTGGTCCCGGCAGGCTTCGTGGAACCCCACGACCTGGGCATCACCCTGGACCTGAACGGCGAGCGCATGCAGGATGCCACCACCTCGGATCTGCTGTTCGGCCTGCCCGCCCTGGTCTCCGCGGCCTCGCTGAACATGCCCTTGCTGCCCGGGGACCTGCTGCTGACCGGCAGCCCTGCCGGCAACGGCGCGCACTGGGGCCGGCTGTTGCGGGACGGCGATGTCATGGAGGGCTCGGTCCAGGGCCTGGGCACCCAGAGGGTCCGCTGTATCGCTGAGAGTGCAGGAGGAAGCAGATGA
- a CDS encoding VOC family protein: MTTLLSHLSYIALTTPDVEASVDFYVNKVGLTEVAREDGKVYLRCWGDYYTYSLVIQHADEPSLATMAWRTTSHEALDEAVQRIEAAGVTGEWFDGLDIGRAYRFVGPWGHSMTLHWDARHFRYEKGELASVFPDRPQRRSRVAGAPRQLDHVTICASDVDAFAAWYSEVLGYRIMARTELEDVPLSVFSVITTNEKSHDLGIVLDGSDRAGRINHFAFWVDTREEMLIAADSLLEDGVRIEYGPTIHGIGEQSFLYYREPSSMRIELNSGGYRNYVPDWQANTWKTSQGSYDIYQNSPMHASLSESFPPANGPSASEEGITEEVRDQLVAKSAGVTE, from the coding sequence ATGACCACGCTTCTCTCCCACCTGTCGTACATCGCGTTGACCACCCCCGATGTCGAGGCATCGGTGGACTTCTACGTCAACAAGGTCGGCCTCACCGAGGTGGCCCGTGAGGACGGCAAGGTCTACCTGCGTTGCTGGGGCGACTACTACACCTACAGCCTGGTGATCCAGCACGCTGACGAACCCTCCTTGGCCACCATGGCCTGGCGCACCACCAGCCACGAGGCCCTGGACGAGGCGGTGCAGCGCATCGAGGCCGCCGGCGTCACCGGTGAGTGGTTCGATGGCCTGGACATCGGCCGCGCCTACCGCTTCGTGGGACCCTGGGGCCACTCCATGACCCTGCATTGGGACGCCCGGCATTTCCGCTACGAGAAGGGTGAGCTCGCCTCGGTCTTCCCGGACCGCCCCCAGCGGCGCAGCCGGGTGGCCGGCGCCCCCCGCCAGCTCGACCACGTCACCATCTGCGCTAGCGATGTGGATGCCTTCGCCGCCTGGTACAGCGAGGTGCTGGGATACCGGATCATGGCACGCACGGAACTGGAGGACGTCCCCCTCTCGGTGTTCTCGGTGATCACCACCAACGAGAAGTCCCACGATCTCGGCATCGTGCTGGACGGCTCGGACCGCGCCGGACGCATCAACCACTTCGCGTTCTGGGTCGATACCCGCGAAGAGATGCTCATCGCGGCTGACTCGCTGCTGGAGGACGGGGTGCGCATCGAATACGGCCCCACCATCCACGGCATCGGCGAGCAGTCGTTCCTGTACTACCGCGAGCCGTCCTCCATGCGGATCGAGCTCAACAGCGGCGGCTACCGCAACTACGTGCCCGACTGGCAGGCGAACACCTGGAAGACGTCCCAGGGCTCCTACGACATCTACCAGAACAGCCCCATGCACGCGTCCCTGAGCGAGTCCTTCCCGCCGGCGAACGGACCCAGCGCCTCGGAGGAGGGCATCACCGAGGAAGTCCGCGACCAACTGGTCGCGAAGTCGGCCGGGGTCACCGAATGA
- a CDS encoding LysR family transcriptional regulator encodes MPDERLLSRLDLNLLVALDALLTERNVTRAATRLQLSQPSLSASLGKLRRHFDDPLLARRGNTYELTPLAVRLAEHTTVALDATRRVFESQSRWDPTESEREFIIHCSDYSLATIAPRVTQIAHQQAPNVRMHFVPSSPETMDEVLLRLPSIDALVLPHGVVSELPHQDVIRDDWVAIASTDNERVADGLTMEVLSESPWVFTYRTRFAFTSVGRQLEQLGVNPWIDAVAESFVMLPLFVEHTERLAIIQRHLSPLAQRMGEVQVLELPFNAVPLLNALWWHPVHQPDPEHRWLREVFAAARIGFEDDCGVGPASGGRS; translated from the coding sequence ATGCCGGACGAACGACTGCTCTCACGACTCGACCTGAATCTGCTCGTGGCCCTGGACGCCCTGCTCACCGAGCGAAACGTCACGCGGGCGGCCACCCGGCTGCAACTGAGCCAGCCCTCGCTGAGCGCCTCACTGGGCAAGCTCCGCCGGCACTTCGACGATCCGCTGCTGGCCCGGCGGGGCAACACGTATGAGCTCACGCCGCTGGCGGTGCGGTTGGCCGAGCACACGACCGTGGCGCTGGATGCCACGCGCCGGGTGTTCGAGAGCCAGTCCCGGTGGGATCCCACGGAGTCCGAGCGCGAGTTCATCATCCACTGCTCCGACTACTCGCTGGCCACGATCGCGCCGCGGGTGACCCAGATCGCCCATCAGCAGGCGCCGAACGTCCGGATGCACTTCGTGCCCTCCTCTCCGGAGACGATGGACGAGGTGCTGCTGCGCCTGCCCTCGATTGACGCGCTCGTGCTACCCCACGGGGTGGTGTCCGAACTGCCGCACCAAGACGTGATCCGGGACGACTGGGTGGCCATCGCCTCCACCGACAATGAACGGGTCGCTGACGGGCTCACCATGGAGGTGCTGTCCGAGTCCCCCTGGGTCTTCACCTACCGCACCCGCTTCGCGTTCACTTCCGTGGGGCGCCAGCTCGAGCAGCTGGGGGTGAATCCCTGGATCGACGCAGTCGCCGAGAGCTTCGTGATGCTGCCCCTGTTCGTGGAGCACACCGAGCGCCTGGCGATCATCCAACGCCATCTCTCCCCGCTCGCCCAACGCATGGGTGAAGTACAGGTCCTGGAGCTGCCGTTCAACGCCGTGCCGCTGCTGAACGCGCTCTGGTGGCACCCGGTGCATCAACCCGATCCGGAGCACCGGTGGCTCCGTGAGGTGTTCGCCGCGGCACGCATTGGCTTCGAGGACGACTGCGGCGTGGGTCCTGCTAGCGGGGGGAGGTCTTGA
- a CDS encoding ABC transporter ATP-binding protein has product MTSQTLATDLALSAQHVSKAFGTGAERVVVIEDLHLEIQPGGVTCLVGPSGVGKTTLLRLLAGLAAPSSGQVSLGGTPISGAVEEIAVVFQDYRGSLMPWMRVLQNVAFPLEGQGVAKAERLARAAAALEVVGLADSANRYPWQLSGGMQQRVAIARALAYESPILLMDEPFGSLDAQTRFELEDLVLRLRRDLGITIVLVTHDIDEAVYLGDRVVVFGGRPSQIVDDIAVPLGRDRSQLTTRAEPVFIELRTRVLDEIQRTGLKTSPR; this is encoded by the coding sequence ATGACCTCCCAGACCCTTGCCACCGACCTCGCACTTTCCGCCCAGCACGTCAGCAAGGCCTTCGGCACCGGGGCCGAGAGGGTGGTGGTCATCGAGGACCTCCACCTCGAGATCCAACCCGGTGGCGTGACCTGCCTCGTCGGGCCCTCCGGGGTCGGCAAGACGACCCTGCTGCGGCTGCTGGCCGGACTGGCCGCTCCTTCTTCGGGCCAGGTGTCCCTGGGAGGCACGCCGATCAGCGGGGCGGTCGAGGAGATCGCCGTGGTGTTCCAGGACTACCGCGGTTCACTGATGCCCTGGATGCGCGTGCTGCAGAACGTCGCCTTCCCCCTCGAAGGGCAGGGCGTGGCCAAGGCCGAACGGCTGGCACGTGCGGCCGCGGCCCTTGAGGTGGTCGGCCTGGCGGACAGCGCCAACCGCTACCCGTGGCAGCTCTCCGGCGGCATGCAACAGCGGGTCGCGATCGCCCGGGCGCTGGCCTACGAGTCACCGATCCTGCTGATGGACGAGCCCTTCGGGTCCCTGGACGCGCAGACCCGGTTCGAACTGGAGGACCTGGTCCTGCGGCTGAGGCGGGACCTGGGCATCACCATCGTGCTGGTCACCCACGATATCGATGAGGCGGTGTACCTGGGTGACCGCGTCGTCGTCTTCGGTGGGCGGCCGTCACAGATCGTCGACGACATCGCCGTGCCCCTGGGCCGGGACCGCAGTCAGCTGACCACGCGGGCCGAGCCCGTGTTCATCGAGCTGCGGACCCGCGTGCTGGACGAGATCCAGCGCACCGGTCTCAAGACCTCCCCCCGCTAG
- a CDS encoding ABC transporter permease encodes MGTKTYSPLMSVLLQAWLPVTLILLWFAVSANSTSVFWPPLTEILGTMGEWASSGGLWRDALFSFGNYFLALLVSLLVGLALGTAIGLMPRVGLILDPYLDFFRSLPNVVFVPIIILTLGIGREPKVFLIFIACVWPILLNCIVGVRSIQPAIFEASRAYRIPLHLQIPKVVLAGALPQIAVGVRLAITIGIVMLVVSEMYGATEGVGYFILQSGQRFQLAAAWAGTLLVGVIGWVFTSLYAIAEHRLLQWNREQDAGPTTRPRKGARA; translated from the coding sequence ATGGGTACCAAGACATACTCCCCGCTGATGTCGGTGTTGCTGCAGGCCTGGCTGCCTGTGACGTTGATCCTGCTGTGGTTCGCCGTGTCCGCGAACTCCACCTCGGTGTTCTGGCCGCCCCTGACCGAAATCCTCGGCACCATGGGCGAGTGGGCCAGCAGCGGCGGGCTCTGGCGTGACGCGCTGTTCAGCTTCGGCAACTACTTCCTGGCACTGCTCGTATCCCTGCTGGTCGGGCTCGCCCTGGGCACGGCGATCGGGCTGATGCCCCGGGTCGGCCTCATCCTGGACCCCTATCTGGACTTCTTCCGGTCCCTGCCCAACGTGGTCTTCGTCCCGATCATCATCCTCACGCTCGGGATTGGGCGGGAGCCGAAGGTGTTCCTTATCTTCATCGCCTGCGTCTGGCCCATCCTGCTCAACTGCATCGTGGGCGTCCGCTCCATCCAGCCCGCCATCTTCGAGGCGTCTCGGGCTTACCGGATCCCACTGCACCTGCAGATCCCCAAGGTCGTACTCGCCGGAGCACTGCCGCAGATCGCGGTGGGCGTCCGGCTGGCGATCACCATCGGGATCGTCATGCTGGTCGTCAGCGAGATGTACGGGGCCACCGAGGGGGTCGGGTACTTCATCCTGCAGAGCGGCCAGCGCTTCCAGCTCGCCGCCGCTTGGGCCGGAACCCTGCTGGTCGGGGTCATTGGCTGGGTGTTCACTTCGCTCTACGCCATCGCCGAGCACCGACTGCTGCAGTGGAACCGCGAGCAGGATGCCGGACCCACCACCCGCCCTCGAAAAGGAGCACGAGCATGA
- a CDS encoding ABC transporter permease encodes MTVTDIQRAARAPARTRTRTPREPRLGGIGITAWRILVFVAGIALWYLIHLTGILPAALLPGPIAVLTEWAQALVSASFWSILGDTIAGALVGLAFGIVAGIPLGILTGRFVAAELSVRFLVDFGRAFPAVALVAVLLLVLGRGIEVKVVLVFVAVVFIIILQTQHGVRSVSASIVDTTQAFRIRGGLFMRKVLLPSAAPSILAGLRLAASVAVLVTISTEVLTGAPGLGASIAEAQVGGNSALAYAYIVYAGLLGYAVNVGLGWVQARLLRWQPNGSGD; translated from the coding sequence GTGACCGTGACTGACATCCAGCGCGCCGCCCGAGCCCCGGCTCGCACTCGCACTCGCACGCCGAGGGAACCGCGGCTGGGCGGGATCGGGATCACCGCCTGGAGGATCCTGGTCTTCGTGGCAGGAATCGCCCTCTGGTACCTGATCCACCTGACGGGGATCCTCCCCGCCGCACTCCTTCCCGGCCCGATCGCCGTGCTCACGGAATGGGCTCAGGCGCTGGTGTCGGCCAGCTTCTGGTCGATCCTGGGAGACACTATCGCCGGCGCCCTCGTTGGCCTGGCCTTCGGGATCGTGGCGGGAATCCCCCTGGGAATCCTGACGGGGCGCTTCGTGGCCGCCGAGCTGTCGGTGCGGTTCCTCGTTGACTTCGGCCGCGCGTTCCCGGCCGTCGCACTCGTTGCCGTGCTCCTGCTGGTCCTCGGGCGCGGCATCGAGGTGAAGGTGGTGCTGGTCTTCGTCGCTGTGGTGTTCATCATCATCCTGCAGACCCAGCACGGTGTCCGCAGCGTGAGTGCCTCGATCGTGGACACCACCCAGGCGTTCCGGATCCGCGGGGGGCTCTTCATGCGCAAGGTGCTGCTGCCGAGCGCCGCTCCCTCCATCCTGGCCGGGCTGCGCCTGGCGGCCTCCGTGGCCGTCCTCGTCACGATCTCCACGGAGGTCCTGACCGGCGCACCCGGCCTCGGGGCAAGCATCGCCGAGGCCCAGGTCGGGGGCAACTCTGCGCTCGCCTACGCCTACATCGTCTATGCCGGCCTCCTGGGCTACGCCGTGAACGTGGGGCTCGGCTGGGTTCAGGCTCGGCTCCTGCGATGGCAGCCCAACGGATCGGGAGACTGA
- a CDS encoding ABC transporter substrate-binding protein, with protein sequence MELRRTLRPAVAITTLALMFGLTACGGSAESEPVSDSASSRGAAEEVLPLTVARGGVNIENAVLADEQGFFEEEGLDIGEMQLTGMGGAAANSSVISGEFDVAATDAVTVIRAVAEGMPVVAVAGTKSADPDYEGEVSDGVVVPPGSDIKEWTDLEGKKIGVPELGGLPHMATMTGLLENGVDPDSVEFVPLPTDALVEAAAKGQVDAVFTFSIFLLSAVDSGFTRVGTGVREYLPHAPQVLWVASKEFAEKNPEALERFHNAIEKGTEYGNENEEAVRQAYHDHTQLPAPFIDERMVLEPLNVEFDEEGWNTLLQVMKDEGDLREDLTYEEIVWEGAR encoded by the coding sequence ATGGAACTTCGACGCACCCTGCGACCCGCTGTCGCCATCACCACCCTCGCCCTCATGTTCGGATTGACCGCTTGCGGCGGATCCGCCGAATCAGAGCCCGTCAGTGATTCCGCGAGCAGCCGTGGCGCTGCCGAGGAGGTCCTCCCGCTGACCGTGGCCCGCGGCGGCGTGAACATCGAGAACGCCGTCCTCGCTGATGAGCAGGGCTTCTTCGAGGAAGAAGGACTCGACATCGGCGAAATGCAGCTCACCGGCATGGGCGGAGCCGCCGCGAACTCCTCCGTGATCTCCGGCGAGTTCGATGTGGCGGCCACCGACGCCGTCACCGTTATCCGGGCCGTGGCCGAGGGCATGCCCGTCGTCGCGGTGGCCGGCACCAAGTCAGCCGACCCGGACTACGAGGGCGAGGTCTCCGACGGCGTCGTCGTCCCGCCGGGTAGCGACATCAAGGAATGGACCGATCTGGAGGGCAAGAAGATCGGCGTCCCTGAGCTCGGCGGCCTGCCGCACATGGCTACCATGACCGGCCTGCTGGAGAACGGAGTCGACCCGGACTCGGTCGAGTTCGTGCCGCTGCCGACCGACGCCCTGGTGGAGGCCGCGGCGAAGGGCCAGGTGGATGCGGTCTTCACGTTCAGCATCTTCCTCCTCTCCGCCGTGGACAGCGGCTTCACTCGCGTCGGCACGGGAGTGCGCGAGTACCTGCCCCACGCCCCGCAGGTGCTGTGGGTTGCCTCGAAGGAGTTCGCCGAGAAGAACCCGGAGGCCCTCGAGCGGTTCCACAACGCGATCGAGAAGGGCACCGAGTACGGCAATGAGAACGAGGAGGCCGTGCGGCAGGCCTACCACGATCACACCCAGCTCCCGGCTCCCTTCATCGATGAGCGCATGGTGCTCGAGCCCCTCAACGTCGAGTTCGACGAGGAGGGGTGGAACACCCTGCTCCAGGTGATGAAGGACGAGGGCGACCTCCGTGAGGATCTCACCTACGAGGAGATCGTCTGGGAGGGAGCCCGTTGA
- a CDS encoding amidohydrolase family protein: MTESEKTAGWLDWVKDRGEPAFTLPEGAVDAHCHVFGPAAEFPFSPARKYTPCDASKADLRHLREHLGVARNVIVQATCHGHDNAALLDALDDFGDTARGVVSVGADVTLEELAAMHERGVRGVRFNFVKRLVQSQPFEELAQVADKIRDFGWHIVLYFESEDLPGLEDTFAGLGVPLVIDHMGRPDVRKGADSDEFSSFVRFVERTDAWVKVSCPERLSEAGPYAVDGQREVYADVVPFARRVMAEFPERILWGTDWPHPNLRSHMPDDALLLGYIPQIAPTESEKQALLVTNPMSLYWA; this comes from the coding sequence GTGACCGAATCTGAGAAGACCGCCGGCTGGCTGGACTGGGTGAAAGATCGGGGCGAGCCCGCTTTCACCCTCCCGGAGGGGGCAGTGGACGCCCATTGCCATGTGTTCGGCCCGGCCGCGGAGTTTCCCTTCTCGCCAGCGCGGAAGTATACGCCGTGCGATGCGAGTAAGGCCGACCTGCGGCACCTGAGGGAGCACCTGGGCGTCGCCCGGAACGTCATCGTCCAGGCGACCTGCCACGGACATGACAACGCCGCACTGCTGGATGCCCTGGACGACTTCGGGGACACCGCGCGCGGTGTGGTCTCCGTGGGTGCAGACGTGACGCTCGAAGAGCTGGCCGCCATGCACGAACGCGGAGTCCGCGGGGTGCGCTTCAACTTCGTCAAGCGACTGGTCCAGAGCCAGCCGTTCGAGGAACTCGCGCAGGTGGCGGACAAGATCCGTGACTTCGGCTGGCACATCGTCCTCTACTTCGAATCCGAGGACCTTCCCGGCCTCGAGGACACGTTCGCGGGCCTTGGCGTCCCGCTCGTCATCGACCACATGGGCCGCCCGGACGTCCGGAAGGGCGCGGACTCGGACGAGTTCTCCTCCTTCGTCCGTTTCGTCGAGCGGACCGACGCCTGGGTCAAGGTCAGCTGCCCCGAACGCCTCTCGGAAGCCGGTCCCTACGCGGTGGATGGGCAACGCGAGGTGTATGCCGACGTCGTCCCCTTCGCCCGCCGGGTGATGGCCGAGTTCCCGGAGCGGATCCTGTGGGGCACGGACTGGCCGCATCCGAACCTGCGTTCGCACATGCCGGACGACGCGCTGCTGCTGGGGTACATCCCACAGATCGCGCCGACCGAGTCGGAAAAGCAGGCCCTGCTGGTGACCAACCCGATGTCCCTGTATTGGGCCTAA